The region TGCTGCTGCCAGGAAGGGGAACCCAATCCCCTTCCGCCCTGTCTCGAGGGCGCCGACCCGCCCGGGCATTGCAAAACACCGCCGCTGAGCAATTTGTGGCTGGATCTGAAACTTGCATCGAATATATACGCCATCGACTCCACAGACGCCAGGCGCCCACCTGCAACTGCTACACGCCCCCAAAGCACCAACCTTCCCCAGACGGCGCCTCCAAGGAGGACACGACGCACCAGGCGACGCCACCGCCCATCACACGCTGGGATTTGAGCTTTCGCCCGGGAGGCATGGCCGGGGTGTGAAGGGGAGTCCACGGTTGCGACTCCAATGAGCAGACCGACGCAAAAGGGACGGCCGGGGTAGGAAGTTTAGTTCTGTAGGTccgccctcccctcccctccccttgcgTCGTCCTCCCCGGGGCGACCCGAgggcccctagggtttccctaggcacCGCCCCTTCCACTCCTCCTCCCCTGCCGTCACCCGAGGGAGTCGTCGGGCTTCGCCTGGGCAACTGCCGATGACGGTGGTGGCGGGGCATCGTCGCTTCGCTCGCTTGCGTTGGACCCTGGAAGCCGGGTGGGGGCCCGGTTGGTGAGGCAGCGTCGCCCTTCGGCTGACAGCATGCGTGGGAGGTGCGGGACGAATCCCTTGGCTGCTCTGGCAGCGAGGTCCTGGCGGGCATTGGTCGCGGCGCGGCGAGGTGCTCCCTCCTCTACTCCAGATCTGAAGGATAGGTTCTCCCTCTCTCTACTCTCCCTTGATGGTTTCCCCTGATTCCGGGCCTCTGGTCTCCGGATCCGGTGCAGGCGGGGTGCTCCCTGAGCTGGTGGTGCTGGACGAGCCCGGGGGAAACCCCTATTGGTAGTCCCAACATGGCAGCGGCGGCGCCCCCCATTTTATGCACTACAAATGACAGAATCTGGCAACAAGCTTCAAGCCATGGACTGGCAATATATATTTAAGAACCAAACATGACATAAACTAGCAATATAACTTCAGGACATAGTTAGAAAATAAAATATGGTGGTACATGACATTAGCATTACAAACTTTTAAAAGAAAAAATATCACATTAACCTTAGGCAACATGCTACCCTGTTTTCAGTCTAATTTAACGGAACTAAACATATGTACAAATATCAATATCAAAATCAAGGGAACTGACCTTTTCATTCCTATTTGTGCCATCTGTAAGAGGAATCCTTTCGACAACTCCATCATTTGCATTCAGCAAATTAGACAAGGATGTCAGTTTTTAGGTTTTGTCACACACAGAGAATAATCTCAACCATGGAGAGAAGGGTGCACAAACATGGAACTTTTGCAAACGTGTTTGTTACATCAGTAAACGGAGCAGACTCACGCTCAACCAATCCGCTAGATGGTGTAGATGACTTAGTTGCATCCCTTTTGCCTGGGGTGTTATTCGTAGCTTTTTAGGTATTCCACTTTCTTCTAACCGGACAGACGAGCATACCATCCTTGACCACTGCCCTGTTTATTCTCCAAACCAGCCGGGGCGGACCCAGGGAAAAAATTGAGAGGGGGCAAAATGTATGGGCATATTCACGAACTAGCAAGGTAGTATTGGTATAAACTAAAATTTTGGGCATGATGGCCTCATTCTTGACAAGGTATCAAGTTCATCGTGAAGTGAAAGTAAATTAAAATTTTGAGACAACGATCTGCATCAATATGAATATCACATCTGATGTTTGTGCATGTTTGCATCAATCTGAATATCAAATTTTATGTGTGTGCGTGCACAAAACAAATGATTGCTAGAATTTTTTATAATAGTTGATTCGAATAAATTGGAGCCTATGAGTCTGAACTAGCCAATATAGCCCTTAAGTAGGAAATTGCATATTAAAATTTGTCTGTGACAAAAAAATGGTTGAACAGTTGAATTGACCTAATTATCCAAATCGATGGATTATACACATATTTTGATGTTTTATACGGCTCATCTAGATTTCAAAAGGAGAAAGACATGGGCAAACGAATGAATAATACACAAATCTGATAGCACACGTGCAAGGCCTAGATTGACATTTCAAACAGTTGAATTTCAGTTTTTATAAGATTGGAATTGCAAACTAACAAAAAAATCGCAAGGAGGAAAAACCTAGATGTGTTATACGGCTCACCTTGTAATCAGAGGGAGATTACAGAATCGGGGTTTGCTGATGGGGTTGTGCAACGGTGACGTCATGCAAGGCCGGAGGGGAAGGATACATGCAAGTCAGCAGTTGCCGCCACCGGCGGCTGCGAGCCGCAAGGTCAGGGCTTCGGCCACCTCGTGTGGGTGCGTGCGTGCACGAGGAGATCTGAGCGATCTGCAGGCTAGACGCTGCAACACCCTGTTTCTTTCTGGACTATTTCTTAACTTTTTTCACACTTCAGAGTAATGTGCTTTTGAAAATACGCAAGGAATCGGGCTGAGTGGGGGCAGAGTATTCGTCCTAGTGGGGGCACACATGCATAGGCAGCAACACGTATATAAGCGAATGGAAAAAACGAGTGGGGGCAGCTGCCCCCATAGGCTCCAGCGTGGGTCCACCCCTGCAAACCAGTATATGATTCTGAATTCTGCAACAAATGATTTTCGAATCCTTACCAAATGATTAGAAAGTCTAGTGACGTTTTGACGTGCATTGCTCCAGAATGCATGTATAACATGAAATTTCCACGTGCATTGCTCCTGAATATTTTTCCCATTAACGCTCTGATCCCCACGCTTGTGAAATGAGTATCACTGATTTTGTGAAATGGAGGAACCAAAGTAACACTTCTGGAATTGAAGATTAGAAAATACATATATTCCTTTAAGAGATAACATAATAAAACATTGTACTTTCTCCAATTATAAATTCTACAAATATAATCAAACATGATTTCTGCAAATATTGTTAGGTTTCAAAACTATTTCGCAGTCTATGTGAACCATCTATAGCAACCAACAACAGTTGATCATTAATTTATTATCACAGCAGCATTGAGATAACAGTAAAAAAACTCTTTCTAGCCGCAAAACTGTCTTACTCATTGCAACACCCAGCTCACATCATATTGGTGTCCAAAGATTAGGTAAAAATGGATTCCTATCTTAATTCACCGTGAAATGTAACAATATTTAACAGCATGTCTAGCATCCAAACAGTTGAGTTGAACTGATTTGGTCGGTACACTAACCTCTGAATTCTCTTGATCGACCCTGATGGATTTGGTCCCTGACTGCATGTCAGACATTTCACATTACACGTCTGATTGCTCACTCCTCTTCGTAGCCGCGCAAGTCTGTTGGAACATCCGCGAAAAAAACAATCACCAAAGATGGTGAGCATTCAATTCAAATCCGGGTGAATTATCCCTCAATTGAATCAGCATTTATATGGTTAGAACACGCACTGCAGTAAATTGTTTGGATGTTTCGTTATTATGAGGAGAATCAAAGTCCGGAACGTGTATGGATTTATTGAGCTGAGATCCTGATGTCTCCGTGCGTAGGACGATGGTACAGTGACGACGCGACCACAGAGCAACTGCTCGGGGTCAGATGAAGGTTGGAGCGAGGAGGTGACGATGATTTGGTTAGTAGAACTGATCAGTTGCTCCCTCCGCCGGTATTCGTGTACATAAGTCGCGTGATCCTTAATTACGGGAACAACCCAAGCGTTTTCCATTGTTTgtatatactcccttcgtttttatttagttcgcatattagctttgatcAAAGTCAACCTTTACAAACTTTGACTAAGTTtgtaaacaaaaatattaagatatataataacaaatcaacaacattagatttattattgaaggtactttcacatcgtatagatttattatgataaatgtctatattgttttctataaacttggtcaaactttacgaagtttgacttcagtcaactctaatatgctgagtaaataaaaacggagggagtaccgatCAATACTTCACGTAGCATGCCACCCTAAAATCAAGCAGCGACCACGTATGCAATCCACGGCAAAGATCCTCTGCCAATGCATGCGCTGGGAGGTTTGCATGGGGCGCCAAAGATCATATATTAATCAAGGCAGTAAGAAGACATTCAAAACACGTGCAGTAGTTGGCTATTTTGACGGACCAAATTTGTACGGGGCACAATTAATCAGAGTAATTAAGGGCATAATTAAATCACGCCAAGTAGTTGACTATTTTCGGGTGTGATATTTCACGAACCATATTTTTACAAGGTGCGTGGAAACCAGAATAAAGGCAAATAAAAGATCACCCAGTGAAACCAGAATTTCACGAAAGCTCATAACGTTTTTCCTATGTGGTATATTCTGTGGCTGATACAAAGCAAATGAGTATAACACATGTAAAATAGCACAAGGGTAGAGGAATTATCTACTGTATATACCCAATAATGTTACTATATGAGAACAAATAATTACTAACCTTTAATTGAGACTCAAACCAAATAATTGAAAGTATACACGGAAATAACTACAACATACACTTGCAGGTTTCAGAATTCAGATATACATAGAACAAGCACACACATATAACCAGGTTCAGAATTCCAAAACAAAATATTGCCGCCGTCGACCAGCCACAACCTGAGTGGCGCACGTCGTTGAGATGCAGATCAGGGCCGATGGGGAGTGGCGCACGAGAATGCGACGAAGAGGCAAACCGGCGGGGCAGCCTACGCAAGGTGGCGCATGACCTGATGGCACAACAGGCTGACGGGGGCGCAATGGTGGCAGAGAGGGGGTGATAGAGGCGGGGCATGGAGGTTGGGAATGAGCCGTGGTGATGGAGAAGGATTTAATTAATTATTCAGGTGTGTTGTTTTGGTAGTAGGTGTTCTTTAAGGCACGTGATATATGGTGTGACAGATCTTTTCCCAATGAAGATGCAATTAAGGTGTTGTGCAAATGATTTAAATTAATTAGTAAATTTGTGGAATTGATGTGATACAACATTGGGGCTATCCGGTCCATTGATGAACGATGAATGTATGGTTGAGATCTAATGTTTCTGCCTCAACTCGATTGTTTAATAGTAGCGGAGACTAGAATGATAGCCCAAAAACCCAGACAAAATCCAAAAAAATAATAATCTACGTAACATGTCTAGTCAGCACAAAATACCCCTAAAATCCGATTGGGTGATTTGGGGGCAAAATGTTAAAAGAATCTTTAAATTAGGGGTAAATTTTGATCATTCTTGTTTTGGGGTAATTTCTGTCACTTTGGCTCATTTTAGGAGTAAAAAAATGGCATCAACTCCTTTTGTTATGCTTTGCTGGCTACTATGGtatttagagcatcttcaacataCGCGTGGTTGTGCGGCGCGCAATATATTTTTTGCAGCGCCGAAGTAACGTTTTAGTGCGTTGCGTTGGTGTTTTGTTTTACCAGAAGCACAAAAACACGACGCCCAATCCGGCGGCCCCACCTGCAGCAGTCCGGATTTTGCAACGCGCGCGAGCGGGCGCGCCAAATAAGAAGCGAGCGATGCCGTTTTCCCTGCGCGCTGAAGCTACTTTGCCGCATGCGGGATTTTAGCTGTCTGCTGGAGCGTCAGTTTCGGTCGCACGTGTGCAATATAGTTTTTTTCAGTGCGCGGCTAATCTAGCGCGtttgttgaagatgctcttagcaaACAACACAAACATTCTCATATCAGAAATGGCACTATCTTCATCCTTAGCACAGCCCCCCAATACCTGAACTTAATGCTTGTTTTGAACAGTCTATTTTGTTCTGTCTCCTGGTTCAAGCACACGCATTGAGGTGGTCGATCACTCACTGGTCATGTGGATCATCAGCTCCTCCATTGGCGTCCGGGTTGTCTCCGGCTTCGGCGGTCCTCTTGTAGGCGTACCAGTTGGCGATGGGCAGGTAGACAACAAAGTTGACAACGCTGAGCACGGTCATTAACCAGAAGTAGTCGAGGTGGCCGACGTTGAGGTTCTTGTCCGGGATCCACCCTTGCTTTCCACCCCTCGTCGTCACCCTCTTCACCACCGTCACCAGCAGCGTGCTCACGTAGCTTCCCAGTGCTACCGCCGTCAGCGACAGCGCCATGCACATGCTCCTCATGGCGTCCGGCGCCTGGTCGTAGAAGAAATCCAGCTGCCCCACGAAGACGAACACCTCGGCGGCGCCGACGATGAAGTACTGCGGCACCTGCCAGAAGATGGAGATGGGCACGATGTCGTCCTCCCCGTACAGCCCGAACCGCGCGACCGTGCGGAGGCGGAAAACCTCGagcacgccggcggcgaccatggagaaGATCGAGACGACAAGGCCGACACCCATGCGCTGGAGCTGCGTGAAGCCgcgggggtggccggtgacggagcGGACGGCCGGGACGAGGAGGCGGTCGTACACGGGCACCCAGAAGATGACGCTGAGGGTGTCGAAGGTAGAGAGCGAGGCAGAGGGGATGGAGAAGTGCGCGCCCATGCGCTTGTCGAGGGTGTTTCCCTGGAACACGAACACGGTGTTCATCTGCCCGTACACCGCCGCCAAGACGATGCCGCTCGCCCAGATGGACAGCAGCCGCACCACGCTCTTGAGCTCCTCCACCTGCGTCACCGTGCACAGCCTCCACGCCGATGGCGCCGCCGCCGTCCTGTCCGCCGGCGTCTCCACGGCCGCCTTGTCGAGGAACCTGAACTGCTCGGTGTGCTCCAGCTTGCGGCTCCCCTCGATGCCGGACCCCCTGTCCATCGTCTCGTACAGCGCCGACCCGTCGACGGGGACGCTCAGCTTGCGCGTGGCCGCGACGAGCACCTGCGCGATGCGGATAAGCGGGCTGCCGCCGGGGCGCTGGTGGCGGTAGAGCGGCGTGCCGACGAAGAAGCTGCCGACGGCGATGGCCATGACGACGGCGGGGATGCCGAAGCCCCAGCCCCAGCCGTAGCGCACCTGCACATTCACCAGCACGGACGACGCCACCAGCGCGCCGATGTTGATGGACAAGTAGAACCAATTGAAGAAGGAGCTCTTGCTCCGCCGCTCGCTCTCGTCGTGCTCGTCGAACTGGTCGGCTCCGAACGAGGACACGCAGGGCTTGATCCCGCCGGTGCCCAGAGCGACGACGTACAAACCGACGAACACCGCCGCCGTCTGCCCCGCCGTCGGGTCGCACACCCCCTTCGCCATGCACGTCGGCACCAGCCTTTTCACCGACGCCGCAATCGTCAGGAGCCCCAGGTCGATGACGTAGATGATCACGAAGGAGGCGATGGTCCAGAAGCGGCCGAGGTAGGcgtcggcgaggaaggcgccgatgAGGGGGGCGGCATAGCAGGTTCCCGTCCAGTTGCTGACGGTGTTGGCGGCGGCGCTCTTGTTCATGCCCATGTTGTCCAGCATGAAGTTGCTCAGGTTGGCGCTCATGCCGTAGTACGCCAGTCGCTCGCAACATTCGTTAGCTGCAATTCATCGATCAACGCCATGGCTGGCTCAAAGAGCAGGGCAACAATGGAGTCGTCGTTCGTATGTACGTACCGAGGATGTAGGGGTAGGCGCGCCAGTTGCCGGTGCTGCTCTTGACGGCCTGGTTGCCCTTGATGTCCACGGTGCCATCTTGGGTGTAAATCGTGTCTGCACCAACCtccgagtatttaaccaaaaactaccacatttgccGGAAACGTGATAGAAAACTACCACTCTACGcttttgtgcgaaaaactaccaaATTTTTCCTAagccgtggcaaaaaactaccaactcGCGTAATCGCTCGCTTTGCCCGCGCTAACCCCTATTCTGACTGGTTAGGCCCGCCAACAGTTGCCACGCGGGCTAACTGACGCCCGGCGCGCGCGGACGGCCGTTAACGGCCCGTCCCCTGTCGGAACGGCCGCTGTCGGTCGGGTGCGGGTCAAGATCTGACCCTTTCTCCTCTCGCTGCACTCTCTCCGTCCTCTCCCTTTCTCTGAactaggtggcggcggcggccgcaaCGATGGCGGCGGTGGTTTCGGAGGGGGGCGTCGGAGAtatgggtggtggcggcggcggcggcgacgcaggcGGTGGTGGCACAAGTTTGGACGCTGCGGGCTCAGTCGACAATTGGTTGGGGAGCACCAGCTTCTCGACGCAGGCCGGCTCGCAGCAGCAGGAGGCACAGCTCGCCCAGTCATCGCCAATGGGTTGCAGGTATGGAAAATATCATCTGCTAGGTTAGCTGCTTCAATCTGCCAAACAGGTTAGCTGCTCATGAATTGGTTAGCTGCTTCAATCTGGCAAATTAGTAATATGTGTTTGTTAGAGCTTGTTGGACATGTGTAGTAAACTGTATTGCACTTGTAGCTCTGTCattttcaattgaattcatgagcaCCTATTTCTGCAGTTTTGCTGACAAGAAGTGGGAGATATGGTTTCATTTAGAAGGAAGAAACCCTGTGAAAAGGGTTATATATGAGTCAGATATATCTTTTGTTACTCTACAATCACTCATTGCTAGTGAAGGGTATGGGTAGAGTGATTACATGTACTATGTGAAGGAGGAGGAAATTGGATCTGAAAGAGTAAAGTATTTAGGTAATGAATCTAGTGTTCATGAAATGTTGGAGTTTT is a window of Triticum dicoccoides isolate Atlit2015 ecotype Zavitan chromosome 2B, WEW_v2.0, whole genome shotgun sequence DNA encoding:
- the LOC119361075 gene encoding protein NRT1/ PTR FAMILY 8.2-like; translation: MTGRAFLVKYSEVGADTIYTQDGTVDIKGNQAVKSSTGNWRAYPYILANECCERLAYYGMSANLSNFMLDNMGMNKSAAANTVSNWTGTCYAAPLIGAFLADAYLGRFWTIASFVIIYVIDLGLLTIAASVKRLVPTCMAKGVCDPTAGQTAAVFVGLYVVALGTGGIKPCVSSFGADQFDEHDESERRSKSSFFNWFYLSINIGALVASSVLVNVQVRYGWGWGFGIPAVVMAIAVGSFFVGTPLYRHQRPGGSPLIRIAQVLVAATRKLSVPVDGSALYETMDRGSGIEGSRKLEHTEQFRFLDKAAVETPADRTAAAPSAWRLCTVTQVEELKSVVRLLSIWASGIVLAAVYGQMNTVFVFQGNTLDKRMGAHFSIPSASLSTFDTLSVIFWVPVYDRLLVPAVRSVTGHPRGFTQLQRMGVGLVVSIFSMVAAGVLEVFRLRTVARFGLYGEDDIVPISIFWQVPQYFIVGAAEVFVFVGQLDFFYDQAPDAMRSMCMALSLTAVALGSYVSTLLVTVVKRVTTRGGKQGWIPDKNLNVGHLDYFWLMTVLSVVNFVVYLPIANWYAYKRTAEAGDNPDANGGADDPHDQ